The Bos taurus isolate L1 Dominette 01449 registration number 42190680 breed Hereford chromosome 18, ARS-UCD2.0, whole genome shotgun sequence genome has a window encoding:
- the ERCC2 gene encoding general transcription and DNA repair factor IIH helicase subunit XPD, producing the protein MKLNVDGLLVYFPYDYIYPEQFSYMLELKRTLDAKGHGVLEMPSGTGKTVSLLALIMAYQRAYPLEVTKLIYCSRTVPEIEKVIEELRKLLSFYEKQEGEKLPFLGLALSSRKNLCIHPEVTPLRFGKDVDGKCHSLTASYVRAQYQRDSSLPHCRFYEEFDVHGRQVPLPTGIYNLDDLKAVGRRQGWCPYFLARYSILHANVVVYSYHYLLDPKIADLVSKELARKAVVVFDEAHNIDNVCIDSMSVNLTRRTLDRCQANLETLQKTVLRIKETDEQRLREEYRRLVEGLREASAARETDAHLANPVLPDEVLKEAVPGSIRTAEHFLGFLRRLLEYVKWRLRVQHVVQESPPAFLSGLAQRVCIQRKPLRFCAERLRSLLYTLEISDLTDFSPLTLLANFATLVSTYAKGFTIIIEPFDDRTPTIANPILHFSCMDASLAIKPVFERFQSVIITSGTLSPLDIYPKILDFHPVTMATFTMTLARVCLCPMIIGRGNDQVAISSKFETREDIAVIRNYGNLLLEMSAVVPDGIVAFFTSYQYMESTVASWYEQGILENIQRNKLLFIETQDGAETSVALEKYQEACENGRGAILLSVARGKVSEGIDFVHHYGRAVIMFGVPYVYTQSRILKARLEYLRDQFQIRENDFLTFDAMRHAAQCVGRAIRGKTDYGLMVFADKRFARADKRGKLPRWIQEHLTDANLNLTVDEGVQVAKYFLRQMAQPFHREDQLGLSLLSLEQLESEETLRRIEQIAQQL; encoded by the exons ATGAA GCTCAACGTGGACGGGCTGCTGGTCTACTTCCCCTACGACTACATCTACCCGGAGCAGTTCTCGTACATGCTGGAGCTCAAACGCACGCTGGATGCCAAG GGTCATGGAGTCCTGGAGATGCCCTCAGGCACTGGGAAGACAGTGTCCCTGTTGGCCCTGATCATGGCGTACCAGCGG GCGTATCCCCTGGAGGTGACTAAACTCATCTACTGCTCGAGGACTGTGCCTGAGATTGAAAAG GTGATTGAAGAACTTCGAAAGTTACTCAGCTTCTATGAGAAACAGGAGGGCGAGAAGCTGCCATTTTTGGGGCTGGCTCTGAGCTCCCGGAAGAACCTGTGTATTCATCCCGAG GTGACGCCCCTGCGCTTTGGGAAGGACGTGGACGGGAAATGCCACAGCCTCACGGCATCGTACGTGCGGGCACAGTACCAGCGGGACTCCAGCCTGCCCCACTGCCGCTTCTACGAG GAATTTGATGTCCACGGGCGCCAGGTGCCCCTCCCCACGGGCATCTACAACCTAGATGACCTGAAGGCTGTGGGACGGCGCCAGGGCTGGTGCCCGTACTTCCTGGCCCGATACTCA ATCCTGCACGCCAACGTGGTGGTCTACAGCTACCACTACCTGCTGGACCCCAAGATTGCTGACCTGGTGTCCAAGGAGCTGGCCCGCAAGGCCGTGGTCGTCTTTGATGAGGCCCACAACATCG ACAACGTCTGCATCGACTCCATGAGCGTCAACCTCACCCGCCGCACCCTGGATCGGTGCCAGGCCAACCTGGAGACCCTGCAGAAGACGGTGCTCAG AATCAAGGAGACGGACGAGCAGCGACTGCGAGAGGAGTACCGCCGCCTGGTGGAGGGGCTGCGGGAGGCCAGCGCTGCCCGGGAGACCGATGCCCACCTGGCCAACCCCGTGCTGCCTGACGAAGTGCTAAAGG AGGCGGTGCCTGGCTCCATCCGCACGGCCGAGCACTTCCTGGGCTTCCTGCGCCGCCTGTTGGAGTACGTCAAGTGGCGCCTGCGGGTGCAGCATGTGGTCCAGGAGAGCCCGCCCGCCTTCCTCAGTGGCCTGGCCCAGCGCGTCTGCATCCAGCGCAAGCCCCTCAG gttCTGCGCCGAGCGCCTCCGCTCCCTCCTGTACACCTTGGAGATCTCGGACCTCACTGACTTCTCCCCACTCACCCTCCTCGCTAACTTCGCCACGCTCGTCAGCACCTATGCCAAGG GTTTCACCATCATCATCGAGCCGTTCGATGACAGGACCCCGACCATTGCCAACCCCATCCTGCACTTCAG CTGCATGGACGCCTCACTGGCCATCAAACCTGTGTTTGAGCGCTTCCAGTCCGTCATCATCACATCTGGG ACACTGTCCCCACTGGACATCTACCCCAAGATCCTGGACTTCCACCCTGTCACCATGGCAACCTTCACCATGACGTTGGCCCGGGTCTGCCTCTGCCCCATG ATCATCGGCCGTGGCAATGACCAGGTGGCCATCAGCTCCAAGTTTGAGACCCGGGAAGATATTG CGGTGATCCGGAACTATGGAAATCTCCTGCTGGAGATGTCTGCCGTGGTCCCTGACGGCATCGTGGCCTTCTTCACCAGCTACCAATACATGGAGAGCACTGTGGCCTCCTGGTACGAGCAG GGCATCCTGGAGAACATCCAGAGGAACAAGCTGCTCTTCATCGAGACCCAGGATGGGGCTGAGACCAGCGTCGCCCTAGAGAAGTACCAGGAG GCCTGCGAGAACGGCCGCGGGGCCATCCTGCTCTCGGTGGCCCGAGGCAAGGTGTCCGAGGGAATCGACTTTG TGCACCACTACGGGCGGGCCGTCATCATGTTCGGGGTGCCCTACGTGTACACCCAGAGCCGCATTCTCAAG GCACGGCTGGAATACCTTCGGGACCAGTTCCAGATTCGTGAGAATGACTTTCTCACCTTTGATGCCATGCGCCATGCTGCCCAGTGTGTGGGTCGGGCCATCAGGGGCAAGACGGACTATGGCCTGATGGTCTTTGCCGACAAG cggTTTGCTCGGGCTGACAAGCGGGGGAAGCTACCCCGGTGGATCCAGGAGCACCTCACGGACGCCAACCTCAACCTGACCGTCGACGAGGGGGTCCAAGTCGCCAAGTACTTCCTGAGGCAGATGGCACAGCCCTTCCACCGG GAGGACCAGCTGGGCCTGTCCCTGCTCAGCCTGGAGCAGCTGGAGTCAGAGGAGACGCTGCGGAGGATCGAGCAGATTGCCCAGCAGCTATAG
- the ERCC2 gene encoding general transcription and DNA repair factor IIH helicase subunit XPD isoform X1 gives MCGTDQPAGARRQPLSARRQGSVGAGEGLRGRRTDRAAPASRLNVDGLLVYFPYDYIYPEQFSYMLELKRTLDAKGHGVLEMPSGTGKTVSLLALIMAYQRAYPLEVTKLIYCSRTVPEIEKVIEELRKLLSFYEKQEGEKLPFLGLALSSRKNLCIHPEVTPLRFGKDVDGKCHSLTASYVRAQYQRDSSLPHCRFYEEFDVHGRQVPLPTGIYNLDDLKAVGRRQGWCPYFLARYSILHANVVVYSYHYLLDPKIADLVSKELARKAVVVFDEAHNIDNVCIDSMSVNLTRRTLDRCQANLETLQKTVLRIKETDEQRLREEYRRLVEGLREASAARETDAHLANPVLPDEVLKEAVPGSIRTAEHFLGFLRRLLEYVKWRLRVQHVVQESPPAFLSGLAQRVCIQRKPLRFCAERLRSLLYTLEISDLTDFSPLTLLANFATLVSTYAKGFTIIIEPFDDRTPTIANPILHFSCMDASLAIKPVFERFQSVIITSGTLSPLDIYPKILDFHPVTMATFTMTLARVCLCPMIIGRGNDQVAISSKFETREDIAVIRNYGNLLLEMSAVVPDGIVAFFTSYQYMESTVASWYEQGILENIQRNKLLFIETQDGAETSVALEKYQEACENGRGAILLSVARGKVSEGIDFVHHYGRAVIMFGVPYVYTQSRILKARLEYLRDQFQIRENDFLTFDAMRHAAQCVGRAIRGKTDYGLMVFADKRFARADKRGKLPRWIQEHLTDANLNLTVDEGVQVAKYFLRQMAQPFHREDQLGLSLLSLEQLESEETLRRIEQIAQQL, from the exons ATGTGCGGGACGGACCAGCCGGCCGGTGCTCGGCGGCAACCGCTCTCGGCCCGGCGGCAGGGGAGTGTGGGGGCTGGAGAGGGGCTGAGGGGACGGAGGACTGATCGGGCAGCCCCCGCCTCCAGGCTCAACGTGGACGGGCTGCTGGTCTACTTCCCCTACGACTACATCTACCCGGAGCAGTTCTCGTACATGCTGGAGCTCAAACGCACGCTGGATGCCAAG GGTCATGGAGTCCTGGAGATGCCCTCAGGCACTGGGAAGACAGTGTCCCTGTTGGCCCTGATCATGGCGTACCAGCGG GCGTATCCCCTGGAGGTGACTAAACTCATCTACTGCTCGAGGACTGTGCCTGAGATTGAAAAG GTGATTGAAGAACTTCGAAAGTTACTCAGCTTCTATGAGAAACAGGAGGGCGAGAAGCTGCCATTTTTGGGGCTGGCTCTGAGCTCCCGGAAGAACCTGTGTATTCATCCCGAG GTGACGCCCCTGCGCTTTGGGAAGGACGTGGACGGGAAATGCCACAGCCTCACGGCATCGTACGTGCGGGCACAGTACCAGCGGGACTCCAGCCTGCCCCACTGCCGCTTCTACGAG GAATTTGATGTCCACGGGCGCCAGGTGCCCCTCCCCACGGGCATCTACAACCTAGATGACCTGAAGGCTGTGGGACGGCGCCAGGGCTGGTGCCCGTACTTCCTGGCCCGATACTCA ATCCTGCACGCCAACGTGGTGGTCTACAGCTACCACTACCTGCTGGACCCCAAGATTGCTGACCTGGTGTCCAAGGAGCTGGCCCGCAAGGCCGTGGTCGTCTTTGATGAGGCCCACAACATCG ACAACGTCTGCATCGACTCCATGAGCGTCAACCTCACCCGCCGCACCCTGGATCGGTGCCAGGCCAACCTGGAGACCCTGCAGAAGACGGTGCTCAG AATCAAGGAGACGGACGAGCAGCGACTGCGAGAGGAGTACCGCCGCCTGGTGGAGGGGCTGCGGGAGGCCAGCGCTGCCCGGGAGACCGATGCCCACCTGGCCAACCCCGTGCTGCCTGACGAAGTGCTAAAGG AGGCGGTGCCTGGCTCCATCCGCACGGCCGAGCACTTCCTGGGCTTCCTGCGCCGCCTGTTGGAGTACGTCAAGTGGCGCCTGCGGGTGCAGCATGTGGTCCAGGAGAGCCCGCCCGCCTTCCTCAGTGGCCTGGCCCAGCGCGTCTGCATCCAGCGCAAGCCCCTCAG gttCTGCGCCGAGCGCCTCCGCTCCCTCCTGTACACCTTGGAGATCTCGGACCTCACTGACTTCTCCCCACTCACCCTCCTCGCTAACTTCGCCACGCTCGTCAGCACCTATGCCAAGG GTTTCACCATCATCATCGAGCCGTTCGATGACAGGACCCCGACCATTGCCAACCCCATCCTGCACTTCAG CTGCATGGACGCCTCACTGGCCATCAAACCTGTGTTTGAGCGCTTCCAGTCCGTCATCATCACATCTGGG ACACTGTCCCCACTGGACATCTACCCCAAGATCCTGGACTTCCACCCTGTCACCATGGCAACCTTCACCATGACGTTGGCCCGGGTCTGCCTCTGCCCCATG ATCATCGGCCGTGGCAATGACCAGGTGGCCATCAGCTCCAAGTTTGAGACCCGGGAAGATATTG CGGTGATCCGGAACTATGGAAATCTCCTGCTGGAGATGTCTGCCGTGGTCCCTGACGGCATCGTGGCCTTCTTCACCAGCTACCAATACATGGAGAGCACTGTGGCCTCCTGGTACGAGCAG GGCATCCTGGAGAACATCCAGAGGAACAAGCTGCTCTTCATCGAGACCCAGGATGGGGCTGAGACCAGCGTCGCCCTAGAGAAGTACCAGGAG GCCTGCGAGAACGGCCGCGGGGCCATCCTGCTCTCGGTGGCCCGAGGCAAGGTGTCCGAGGGAATCGACTTTG TGCACCACTACGGGCGGGCCGTCATCATGTTCGGGGTGCCCTACGTGTACACCCAGAGCCGCATTCTCAAG GCACGGCTGGAATACCTTCGGGACCAGTTCCAGATTCGTGAGAATGACTTTCTCACCTTTGATGCCATGCGCCATGCTGCCCAGTGTGTGGGTCGGGCCATCAGGGGCAAGACGGACTATGGCCTGATGGTCTTTGCCGACAAG cggTTTGCTCGGGCTGACAAGCGGGGGAAGCTACCCCGGTGGATCCAGGAGCACCTCACGGACGCCAACCTCAACCTGACCGTCGACGAGGGGGTCCAAGTCGCCAAGTACTTCCTGAGGCAGATGGCACAGCCCTTCCACCGG GAGGACCAGCTGGGCCTGTCCCTGCTCAGCCTGGAGCAGCTGGAGTCAGAGGAGACGCTGCGGAGGATCGAGCAGATTGCCCAGCAGCTATAG
- the ERCC2 gene encoding general transcription and DNA repair factor IIH helicase subunit XPD isoform X3, translating to MCGTDQPAGARRQPLSARRQGSVGAGEGLRGRRTDRAAPASRLNVDGLLVYFPYDYIYPEQFSYMLELKRTLDAKGHGVLEMPSGTGKTVSLLALIMAYQRAYPLEVTKLIYCSRTVPEIEKVIEELRKLLSFYEKQEGEKLPFLGLALSSRKNLCIHPEVTPLRFGKDVDGKCHSLTASYVRAQYQRDSSLPHCRFYEILHANVVVYSYHYLLDPKIADLVSKELARKAVVVFDEAHNIDNVCIDSMSVNLTRRTLDRCQANLETLQKTVLRIKETDEQRLREEYRRLVEGLREASAARETDAHLANPVLPDEVLKEAVPGSIRTAEHFLGFLRRLLEYVKWRLRVQHVVQESPPAFLSGLAQRVCIQRKPLRFCAERLRSLLYTLEISDLTDFSPLTLLANFATLVSTYAKGFTIIIEPFDDRTPTIANPILHFSCMDASLAIKPVFERFQSVIITSGTLSPLDIYPKILDFHPVTMATFTMTLARVCLCPMIIGRGNDQVAISSKFETREDIAVIRNYGNLLLEMSAVVPDGIVAFFTSYQYMESTVASWYEQGILENIQRNKLLFIETQDGAETSVALEKYQEACENGRGAILLSVARGKVSEGIDFVHHYGRAVIMFGVPYVYTQSRILKARLEYLRDQFQIRENDFLTFDAMRHAAQCVGRAIRGKTDYGLMVFADKRFARADKRGKLPRWIQEHLTDANLNLTVDEGVQVAKYFLRQMAQPFHREDQLGLSLLSLEQLESEETLRRIEQIAQQL from the exons ATGTGCGGGACGGACCAGCCGGCCGGTGCTCGGCGGCAACCGCTCTCGGCCCGGCGGCAGGGGAGTGTGGGGGCTGGAGAGGGGCTGAGGGGACGGAGGACTGATCGGGCAGCCCCCGCCTCCAGGCTCAACGTGGACGGGCTGCTGGTCTACTTCCCCTACGACTACATCTACCCGGAGCAGTTCTCGTACATGCTGGAGCTCAAACGCACGCTGGATGCCAAG GGTCATGGAGTCCTGGAGATGCCCTCAGGCACTGGGAAGACAGTGTCCCTGTTGGCCCTGATCATGGCGTACCAGCGG GCGTATCCCCTGGAGGTGACTAAACTCATCTACTGCTCGAGGACTGTGCCTGAGATTGAAAAG GTGATTGAAGAACTTCGAAAGTTACTCAGCTTCTATGAGAAACAGGAGGGCGAGAAGCTGCCATTTTTGGGGCTGGCTCTGAGCTCCCGGAAGAACCTGTGTATTCATCCCGAG GTGACGCCCCTGCGCTTTGGGAAGGACGTGGACGGGAAATGCCACAGCCTCACGGCATCGTACGTGCGGGCACAGTACCAGCGGGACTCCAGCCTGCCCCACTGCCGCTTCTACGAG ATCCTGCACGCCAACGTGGTGGTCTACAGCTACCACTACCTGCTGGACCCCAAGATTGCTGACCTGGTGTCCAAGGAGCTGGCCCGCAAGGCCGTGGTCGTCTTTGATGAGGCCCACAACATCG ACAACGTCTGCATCGACTCCATGAGCGTCAACCTCACCCGCCGCACCCTGGATCGGTGCCAGGCCAACCTGGAGACCCTGCAGAAGACGGTGCTCAG AATCAAGGAGACGGACGAGCAGCGACTGCGAGAGGAGTACCGCCGCCTGGTGGAGGGGCTGCGGGAGGCCAGCGCTGCCCGGGAGACCGATGCCCACCTGGCCAACCCCGTGCTGCCTGACGAAGTGCTAAAGG AGGCGGTGCCTGGCTCCATCCGCACGGCCGAGCACTTCCTGGGCTTCCTGCGCCGCCTGTTGGAGTACGTCAAGTGGCGCCTGCGGGTGCAGCATGTGGTCCAGGAGAGCCCGCCCGCCTTCCTCAGTGGCCTGGCCCAGCGCGTCTGCATCCAGCGCAAGCCCCTCAG gttCTGCGCCGAGCGCCTCCGCTCCCTCCTGTACACCTTGGAGATCTCGGACCTCACTGACTTCTCCCCACTCACCCTCCTCGCTAACTTCGCCACGCTCGTCAGCACCTATGCCAAGG GTTTCACCATCATCATCGAGCCGTTCGATGACAGGACCCCGACCATTGCCAACCCCATCCTGCACTTCAG CTGCATGGACGCCTCACTGGCCATCAAACCTGTGTTTGAGCGCTTCCAGTCCGTCATCATCACATCTGGG ACACTGTCCCCACTGGACATCTACCCCAAGATCCTGGACTTCCACCCTGTCACCATGGCAACCTTCACCATGACGTTGGCCCGGGTCTGCCTCTGCCCCATG ATCATCGGCCGTGGCAATGACCAGGTGGCCATCAGCTCCAAGTTTGAGACCCGGGAAGATATTG CGGTGATCCGGAACTATGGAAATCTCCTGCTGGAGATGTCTGCCGTGGTCCCTGACGGCATCGTGGCCTTCTTCACCAGCTACCAATACATGGAGAGCACTGTGGCCTCCTGGTACGAGCAG GGCATCCTGGAGAACATCCAGAGGAACAAGCTGCTCTTCATCGAGACCCAGGATGGGGCTGAGACCAGCGTCGCCCTAGAGAAGTACCAGGAG GCCTGCGAGAACGGCCGCGGGGCCATCCTGCTCTCGGTGGCCCGAGGCAAGGTGTCCGAGGGAATCGACTTTG TGCACCACTACGGGCGGGCCGTCATCATGTTCGGGGTGCCCTACGTGTACACCCAGAGCCGCATTCTCAAG GCACGGCTGGAATACCTTCGGGACCAGTTCCAGATTCGTGAGAATGACTTTCTCACCTTTGATGCCATGCGCCATGCTGCCCAGTGTGTGGGTCGGGCCATCAGGGGCAAGACGGACTATGGCCTGATGGTCTTTGCCGACAAG cggTTTGCTCGGGCTGACAAGCGGGGGAAGCTACCCCGGTGGATCCAGGAGCACCTCACGGACGCCAACCTCAACCTGACCGTCGACGAGGGGGTCCAAGTCGCCAAGTACTTCCTGAGGCAGATGGCACAGCCCTTCCACCGG GAGGACCAGCTGGGCCTGTCCCTGCTCAGCCTGGAGCAGCTGGAGTCAGAGGAGACGCTGCGGAGGATCGAGCAGATTGCCCAGCAGCTATAG
- the ERCC2 gene encoding general transcription and DNA repair factor IIH helicase subunit XPD isoform X2, which produces MRGRVVRPWVLAERREAAALGLNVDGLLVYFPYDYIYPEQFSYMLELKRTLDAKGHGVLEMPSGTGKTVSLLALIMAYQRAYPLEVTKLIYCSRTVPEIEKVIEELRKLLSFYEKQEGEKLPFLGLALSSRKNLCIHPEVTPLRFGKDVDGKCHSLTASYVRAQYQRDSSLPHCRFYEEFDVHGRQVPLPTGIYNLDDLKAVGRRQGWCPYFLARYSILHANVVVYSYHYLLDPKIADLVSKELARKAVVVFDEAHNIDNVCIDSMSVNLTRRTLDRCQANLETLQKTVLRIKETDEQRLREEYRRLVEGLREASAARETDAHLANPVLPDEVLKEAVPGSIRTAEHFLGFLRRLLEYVKWRLRVQHVVQESPPAFLSGLAQRVCIQRKPLRFCAERLRSLLYTLEISDLTDFSPLTLLANFATLVSTYAKGFTIIIEPFDDRTPTIANPILHFSCMDASLAIKPVFERFQSVIITSGTLSPLDIYPKILDFHPVTMATFTMTLARVCLCPMIIGRGNDQVAISSKFETREDIAVIRNYGNLLLEMSAVVPDGIVAFFTSYQYMESTVASWYEQGILENIQRNKLLFIETQDGAETSVALEKYQEACENGRGAILLSVARGKVSEGIDFVHHYGRAVIMFGVPYVYTQSRILKARLEYLRDQFQIRENDFLTFDAMRHAAQCVGRAIRGKTDYGLMVFADKRFARADKRGKLPRWIQEHLTDANLNLTVDEGVQVAKYFLRQMAQPFHREDQLGLSLLSLEQLESEETLRRIEQIAQQL; this is translated from the exons ATGCGGGGACGCGTGGTCAGGCCTTGGGTCCTGGCCGAGCGAAGGGAGGCTGCCGCGCTGGG GCTCAACGTGGACGGGCTGCTGGTCTACTTCCCCTACGACTACATCTACCCGGAGCAGTTCTCGTACATGCTGGAGCTCAAACGCACGCTGGATGCCAAG GGTCATGGAGTCCTGGAGATGCCCTCAGGCACTGGGAAGACAGTGTCCCTGTTGGCCCTGATCATGGCGTACCAGCGG GCGTATCCCCTGGAGGTGACTAAACTCATCTACTGCTCGAGGACTGTGCCTGAGATTGAAAAG GTGATTGAAGAACTTCGAAAGTTACTCAGCTTCTATGAGAAACAGGAGGGCGAGAAGCTGCCATTTTTGGGGCTGGCTCTGAGCTCCCGGAAGAACCTGTGTATTCATCCCGAG GTGACGCCCCTGCGCTTTGGGAAGGACGTGGACGGGAAATGCCACAGCCTCACGGCATCGTACGTGCGGGCACAGTACCAGCGGGACTCCAGCCTGCCCCACTGCCGCTTCTACGAG GAATTTGATGTCCACGGGCGCCAGGTGCCCCTCCCCACGGGCATCTACAACCTAGATGACCTGAAGGCTGTGGGACGGCGCCAGGGCTGGTGCCCGTACTTCCTGGCCCGATACTCA ATCCTGCACGCCAACGTGGTGGTCTACAGCTACCACTACCTGCTGGACCCCAAGATTGCTGACCTGGTGTCCAAGGAGCTGGCCCGCAAGGCCGTGGTCGTCTTTGATGAGGCCCACAACATCG ACAACGTCTGCATCGACTCCATGAGCGTCAACCTCACCCGCCGCACCCTGGATCGGTGCCAGGCCAACCTGGAGACCCTGCAGAAGACGGTGCTCAG AATCAAGGAGACGGACGAGCAGCGACTGCGAGAGGAGTACCGCCGCCTGGTGGAGGGGCTGCGGGAGGCCAGCGCTGCCCGGGAGACCGATGCCCACCTGGCCAACCCCGTGCTGCCTGACGAAGTGCTAAAGG AGGCGGTGCCTGGCTCCATCCGCACGGCCGAGCACTTCCTGGGCTTCCTGCGCCGCCTGTTGGAGTACGTCAAGTGGCGCCTGCGGGTGCAGCATGTGGTCCAGGAGAGCCCGCCCGCCTTCCTCAGTGGCCTGGCCCAGCGCGTCTGCATCCAGCGCAAGCCCCTCAG gttCTGCGCCGAGCGCCTCCGCTCCCTCCTGTACACCTTGGAGATCTCGGACCTCACTGACTTCTCCCCACTCACCCTCCTCGCTAACTTCGCCACGCTCGTCAGCACCTATGCCAAGG GTTTCACCATCATCATCGAGCCGTTCGATGACAGGACCCCGACCATTGCCAACCCCATCCTGCACTTCAG CTGCATGGACGCCTCACTGGCCATCAAACCTGTGTTTGAGCGCTTCCAGTCCGTCATCATCACATCTGGG ACACTGTCCCCACTGGACATCTACCCCAAGATCCTGGACTTCCACCCTGTCACCATGGCAACCTTCACCATGACGTTGGCCCGGGTCTGCCTCTGCCCCATG ATCATCGGCCGTGGCAATGACCAGGTGGCCATCAGCTCCAAGTTTGAGACCCGGGAAGATATTG CGGTGATCCGGAACTATGGAAATCTCCTGCTGGAGATGTCTGCCGTGGTCCCTGACGGCATCGTGGCCTTCTTCACCAGCTACCAATACATGGAGAGCACTGTGGCCTCCTGGTACGAGCAG GGCATCCTGGAGAACATCCAGAGGAACAAGCTGCTCTTCATCGAGACCCAGGATGGGGCTGAGACCAGCGTCGCCCTAGAGAAGTACCAGGAG GCCTGCGAGAACGGCCGCGGGGCCATCCTGCTCTCGGTGGCCCGAGGCAAGGTGTCCGAGGGAATCGACTTTG TGCACCACTACGGGCGGGCCGTCATCATGTTCGGGGTGCCCTACGTGTACACCCAGAGCCGCATTCTCAAG GCACGGCTGGAATACCTTCGGGACCAGTTCCAGATTCGTGAGAATGACTTTCTCACCTTTGATGCCATGCGCCATGCTGCCCAGTGTGTGGGTCGGGCCATCAGGGGCAAGACGGACTATGGCCTGATGGTCTTTGCCGACAAG cggTTTGCTCGGGCTGACAAGCGGGGGAAGCTACCCCGGTGGATCCAGGAGCACCTCACGGACGCCAACCTCAACCTGACCGTCGACGAGGGGGTCCAAGTCGCCAAGTACTTCCTGAGGCAGATGGCACAGCCCTTCCACCGG GAGGACCAGCTGGGCCTGTCCCTGCTCAGCCTGGAGCAGCTGGAGTCAGAGGAGACGCTGCGGAGGATCGAGCAGATTGCCCAGCAGCTATAG